The following proteins come from a genomic window of Andrena cerasifolii isolate SP2316 chromosome 6, iyAndCera1_principal, whole genome shotgun sequence:
- the LOC143369893 gene encoding uncharacterized protein LOC143369893 isoform X2: MCTPCNRTYHGQEGRTYKLDLPRPSEERLPFLCHLTFTAAGQGYGELVQLLWDAFSVGRVDPNTDSFITSCPEGSLQLAELGRHFTGGSWCGVGEGKASYYSETSTVTASIRLFHAPSTVPFEFRLRYRFVSRNEAVARLGKPELPVERGSPVPGTYCSRNFYECHLKQCRLQSPNYPGEYPRNASCLITIRQKEVPTCKHAMISVKSTPNGPVGVTTANTTLSVWQDCPADKDRLIFRDGVRPEDPILLIYCGGPLARVTARGPTMQVEFRSSPIAIPLGGSALRLELEIQVVYVDSDGLDYAKGPQGCHFFVNGTNKRSGVIRAPLHALPPNSSCTWNIKGSAGDRVWIYFSSYSQRDLTGSIENNASSQSDVPCAVKLIFWDGTPTTGIPMATLCDDTPKLCAHAALRNVTRSTRPCTGEESYITIAPSLTLRMETMLGTALHTVNFNAQYEFISTIQVGEPWGDGVCSRVWRKVRSGEVTSPRDVRLFGRGGSSKLDCKYRIEAGTDERVRLTLHNVSLGESTVCTSEPDPHSGRPRCVQEVGSREARLVLYEAPWRDVRLPRACLCDNTSHLPFTHISSSRALEITFLVDQQAPHEDFETLFFYASFELVRAPECPRKQRVRGEGGELRFVAPPLSRPDIYCEGLPWLVEARENRSLFVLTWGWFLPLEPSPISEMNEQAKCPTANRILLYSGWPPKLLKVVCPAEPGAREFTVHVFSEEWLGGTGEGKWPGPPRPPALLLDFVARESGQAAASWLEISKSRAALRRQLRLPERGIENETSAHGDCPHKCPELSACIAASLWCDGRAHCPSGHDEANCGNGAKLLGLLPSEIWLVLAGVSGIIAAFACFFAVLISRSKARTKRLHYKGTKKSNRPRRAPTEETLLGSAS, from the exons ATGTGCACCCCTTGTAATCGCACCTACCACGGCCAAGAAGGTCGCACTTACAAGTTGGATCTTCCGAGACCGTCCGAGGAACGTCTGCCGTTCCTCTGTCATTTAACGTTCACCGCTGCTGGCCAGGGGTACGGCGAGCTGGTGCAGCTGTTATGGGACGCTTTCAGCGTCGGCAGAGTAGACCCGAACACTGATAGCTTCATCACAAGCTGCCCGGAAGGCTCGTTGCAGTTGGCGGAGTTAGGTAGACATTTCACTGGGGGCTCATGGTGCGGAGTCGGAGAGGGAAAGGCTTCCTATTACAGCGAGACCAGTACCGTCACAGCGTCCATACGACTGTTTCACGCACCTTCCACTGTGCCATTTGAGTTCCGCTTGAGGTACAGATTTGTGTCACGAAACGAAGCTGTCGCTAGATTAGGGAAACCCGAACTTCCAGTTGAGAGGGGCTCGCCGGTGCCAGGCACATATTGCTCTAGAAACTTTTACGAATGTCATTTGAAGCAGTGCAGACTGCAGAGCCCGAATTACCCTGGGGAATATCCGAGAAATGCGAGCTGTTTGATCACTATAAGGCAGAAGGAGGTGCCCACTTGCAAGCATGCCATGATTTCTGTGAAATCCACCCCAAATGGCCCGGTTGGCGTAACCACTGCCAACACCACTTTAAGCGTTTGGCAAGATTGCCCCGCGGACAAAGATCGCCTGATCTTTCGCGACGGCGTTCGCCCCGAGGATCCAATTTTACTGATTTATTGCGGAGGGCCTTTAGCAAGGGTCACTGCCAGAGGTCCAACGATGCAGGTGGAGTTCCGAAGTTCCCCGATTGCTATTCCACTCGGTGGTTCTGCTCTGCGACTGGAGCTGGAGATCCAAGTAGTTTACGTCGATTCTGACGGGCTCGACTATGCCAAGGGCCCTCAGGGCTGCCACTTTTTTGTAAATGGTACTAATAAAAGAAGCGGTGTGATACGAGCACCGCTTCACGCACTGCCACCAAACTCCAGCTGTACGTGGAATATCAAGGGATCCGCCGGGGACAGAGTGTGGATCTATTTCTCTTCTTATTCTCAGAGAGATTTAACGGGCAGCATCGAAAACAATGCCAGTTCACAGTCGGACGTACCATGCGCGGTGAAGTTAATCTTCTGGGACGGTACTCCGACTACTGGGATTCCAATGGCTACGCTCTGCGACGACACGCCCAAATTGTGCGCGCATGCAGCTCTCAGGAATGTTACCAGAAGTACGAGACCGTGCACAGGGGAAGAGAGCTACATCACGATAGCGCCGTCTTTAACGTTGCGCATGGAGACAATGCTGGGTACCGCCCTTCATACAGTTAATTTCAAT GCACAAtacgaatttatttcaaccattCAAGTTGGTGAGCCTTGGGGCGACGGAGTCTGTAGCAGGGTCTGGCGTAAGGTTCGCAGCGGAGAGGTGACGTCGCCGCGCGACGTTCGCCTGTTTGGCAGAGGTGGATCCTCGAAGCTGGATTGCAAATACCGGATCGAGGCGGGCACGGATGAAAGAGTGCGGCTGACGCTACACAACGTCAGCCTGGGGGAGTCCACCGTATGCACCAGTGAACCGGACCCACATTCCGGTCGACCACGTTGTGTTCAGGAAGTGGGTTCCAGAGAAGCTCGTCTAGTTTTATACGAAGCGCCCTGGCGAGACGTGAGGCTTCCAAGAGCTTGTCTGTGTGATAACACGTCGCATCTTCCATTCACGCACATCTCTTCCAGTAGAGCACTGGAGATTACCTTCTTAGTCGATCAGCAAGCACCGCACGAAGACTTCGAAACCCTCTTCTTCTACGCCAGCTTCGAGCTCGTTCGAGCACCCGAGTGTCCTAGGAAGCAGAGAGTGCGCGGAGAAG GTGGAGAACTTCGATTCGTCGCACCGCCACTGTCAAGACCAGACATTTACTGCGAAGGGCTTCCTTGGCTGGTGGAGGCGCGCGAGAACAGATCCCTGTTCGTCTTAACCTGGGGCTGGTTTCTCCCCCTCGAGCCATCCCCTATATCAGAGATGAACGAACAAGCAAAGTGCCCAACGGCCAATAGAATCCTTCTCTACTCTGGCTGGCCACCGAAGCTGCTGAAGGTGGTGTGCCCCGCGGAGCCGGGCGCAAGGGAGTTCACGGTGCACGTGTTCTCAGAAGAGTGGCTGGGAGGAACTGGGGAAGGCAAGTGGCCGGGACCACCTCGGCCACCGGCCCTTCTGTTGGACTTCGTTGCGAGAGAGTCTGGCCAGGCCGCGGCCTCCTGGCTCGAGATCTCGAAGAGCAGAGCCGCGCTGCGTAGGCAGCTGCGCCTGCCCGAGAGGGGAATAGAGAACGAGACGTCCGCTCACGGAGACTGCCCTCACAAATGCCCGGAACTGAGCGCTTGCATCGCCGCGAGCCTCTGGTGCGACGGGAGAGCTCATTGCCCGTCCGGGCACGACGAGGCGAACTGCGGCAACGGCGCGAAATTACTGGGGCTACTTCCGTCGGAGATATGGCTCGTACTAGCAGGCGTCTCTGGGATCATCGCTGCCTTCGCGTGCTTCTTTGCTGTGCTCATTAGCAG GTCGAAAGCGCGCACAAAAAGACTTCATTACAAGGGTACAAAGAAAAGCAATAGACCGAGGCGGGCGCCAACAGAGGAGACACTGCTCGGATCAGCGTCCTGA
- the LOC143369893 gene encoding uncharacterized protein LOC143369893 isoform X1: MIMEIADAGGGNKRFRATTLVFLLFLSEWTGHAVGGDCGLAELTCRDGHCVPIDAYCNGQDDCGDNTDEPAMCTPCNRTYHGQEGRTYKLDLPRPSEERLPFLCHLTFTAAGQGYGELVQLLWDAFSVGRVDPNTDSFITSCPEGSLQLAELGRHFTGGSWCGVGEGKASYYSETSTVTASIRLFHAPSTVPFEFRLRYRFVSRNEAVARLGKPELPVERGSPVPGTYCSRNFYECHLKQCRLQSPNYPGEYPRNASCLITIRQKEVPTCKHAMISVKSTPNGPVGVTTANTTLSVWQDCPADKDRLIFRDGVRPEDPILLIYCGGPLARVTARGPTMQVEFRSSPIAIPLGGSALRLELEIQVVYVDSDGLDYAKGPQGCHFFVNGTNKRSGVIRAPLHALPPNSSCTWNIKGSAGDRVWIYFSSYSQRDLTGSIENNASSQSDVPCAVKLIFWDGTPTTGIPMATLCDDTPKLCAHAALRNVTRSTRPCTGEESYITIAPSLTLRMETMLGTALHTVNFNAQYEFISTIQVGEPWGDGVCSRVWRKVRSGEVTSPRDVRLFGRGGSSKLDCKYRIEAGTDERVRLTLHNVSLGESTVCTSEPDPHSGRPRCVQEVGSREARLVLYEAPWRDVRLPRACLCDNTSHLPFTHISSSRALEITFLVDQQAPHEDFETLFFYASFELVRAPECPRKQRVRGEGGELRFVAPPLSRPDIYCEGLPWLVEARENRSLFVLTWGWFLPLEPSPISEMNEQAKCPTANRILLYSGWPPKLLKVVCPAEPGAREFTVHVFSEEWLGGTGEGKWPGPPRPPALLLDFVARESGQAAASWLEISKSRAALRRQLRLPERGIENETSAHGDCPHKCPELSACIAASLWCDGRAHCPSGHDEANCGNGAKLLGLLPSEIWLVLAGVSGIIAAFACFFAVLISRSKARTKRLHYKGTKKSNRPRRAPTEETLLGSAS, from the exons ATGATTATG GAGATAGCTGATGCCGGAGGTGGTAACAAACGATTTCGAGCGACTACCCTGGTTTTCCTACTATTCCTGTCTGAGTGGACGGGCCACGCGGTAGGTGGTGACTGTGGTCTTGCTGAATTAACTTGTAGGGATGGGCACTGCGTTCCCATAGATGCGTACTGCAATGGACAAGATGACTGCGGGGATAACACCGACGAGCCGGCGATGTGCACCCCTTGTAATCGCACCTACCACGGCCAAGAAGGTCGCACTTACAAGTTGGATCTTCCGAGACCGTCCGAGGAACGTCTGCCGTTCCTCTGTCATTTAACGTTCACCGCTGCTGGCCAGGGGTACGGCGAGCTGGTGCAGCTGTTATGGGACGCTTTCAGCGTCGGCAGAGTAGACCCGAACACTGATAGCTTCATCACAAGCTGCCCGGAAGGCTCGTTGCAGTTGGCGGAGTTAGGTAGACATTTCACTGGGGGCTCATGGTGCGGAGTCGGAGAGGGAAAGGCTTCCTATTACAGCGAGACCAGTACCGTCACAGCGTCCATACGACTGTTTCACGCACCTTCCACTGTGCCATTTGAGTTCCGCTTGAGGTACAGATTTGTGTCACGAAACGAAGCTGTCGCTAGATTAGGGAAACCCGAACTTCCAGTTGAGAGGGGCTCGCCGGTGCCAGGCACATATTGCTCTAGAAACTTTTACGAATGTCATTTGAAGCAGTGCAGACTGCAGAGCCCGAATTACCCTGGGGAATATCCGAGAAATGCGAGCTGTTTGATCACTATAAGGCAGAAGGAGGTGCCCACTTGCAAGCATGCCATGATTTCTGTGAAATCCACCCCAAATGGCCCGGTTGGCGTAACCACTGCCAACACCACTTTAAGCGTTTGGCAAGATTGCCCCGCGGACAAAGATCGCCTGATCTTTCGCGACGGCGTTCGCCCCGAGGATCCAATTTTACTGATTTATTGCGGAGGGCCTTTAGCAAGGGTCACTGCCAGAGGTCCAACGATGCAGGTGGAGTTCCGAAGTTCCCCGATTGCTATTCCACTCGGTGGTTCTGCTCTGCGACTGGAGCTGGAGATCCAAGTAGTTTACGTCGATTCTGACGGGCTCGACTATGCCAAGGGCCCTCAGGGCTGCCACTTTTTTGTAAATGGTACTAATAAAAGAAGCGGTGTGATACGAGCACCGCTTCACGCACTGCCACCAAACTCCAGCTGTACGTGGAATATCAAGGGATCCGCCGGGGACAGAGTGTGGATCTATTTCTCTTCTTATTCTCAGAGAGATTTAACGGGCAGCATCGAAAACAATGCCAGTTCACAGTCGGACGTACCATGCGCGGTGAAGTTAATCTTCTGGGACGGTACTCCGACTACTGGGATTCCAATGGCTACGCTCTGCGACGACACGCCCAAATTGTGCGCGCATGCAGCTCTCAGGAATGTTACCAGAAGTACGAGACCGTGCACAGGGGAAGAGAGCTACATCACGATAGCGCCGTCTTTAACGTTGCGCATGGAGACAATGCTGGGTACCGCCCTTCATACAGTTAATTTCAAT GCACAAtacgaatttatttcaaccattCAAGTTGGTGAGCCTTGGGGCGACGGAGTCTGTAGCAGGGTCTGGCGTAAGGTTCGCAGCGGAGAGGTGACGTCGCCGCGCGACGTTCGCCTGTTTGGCAGAGGTGGATCCTCGAAGCTGGATTGCAAATACCGGATCGAGGCGGGCACGGATGAAAGAGTGCGGCTGACGCTACACAACGTCAGCCTGGGGGAGTCCACCGTATGCACCAGTGAACCGGACCCACATTCCGGTCGACCACGTTGTGTTCAGGAAGTGGGTTCCAGAGAAGCTCGTCTAGTTTTATACGAAGCGCCCTGGCGAGACGTGAGGCTTCCAAGAGCTTGTCTGTGTGATAACACGTCGCATCTTCCATTCACGCACATCTCTTCCAGTAGAGCACTGGAGATTACCTTCTTAGTCGATCAGCAAGCACCGCACGAAGACTTCGAAACCCTCTTCTTCTACGCCAGCTTCGAGCTCGTTCGAGCACCCGAGTGTCCTAGGAAGCAGAGAGTGCGCGGAGAAG GTGGAGAACTTCGATTCGTCGCACCGCCACTGTCAAGACCAGACATTTACTGCGAAGGGCTTCCTTGGCTGGTGGAGGCGCGCGAGAACAGATCCCTGTTCGTCTTAACCTGGGGCTGGTTTCTCCCCCTCGAGCCATCCCCTATATCAGAGATGAACGAACAAGCAAAGTGCCCAACGGCCAATAGAATCCTTCTCTACTCTGGCTGGCCACCGAAGCTGCTGAAGGTGGTGTGCCCCGCGGAGCCGGGCGCAAGGGAGTTCACGGTGCACGTGTTCTCAGAAGAGTGGCTGGGAGGAACTGGGGAAGGCAAGTGGCCGGGACCACCTCGGCCACCGGCCCTTCTGTTGGACTTCGTTGCGAGAGAGTCTGGCCAGGCCGCGGCCTCCTGGCTCGAGATCTCGAAGAGCAGAGCCGCGCTGCGTAGGCAGCTGCGCCTGCCCGAGAGGGGAATAGAGAACGAGACGTCCGCTCACGGAGACTGCCCTCACAAATGCCCGGAACTGAGCGCTTGCATCGCCGCGAGCCTCTGGTGCGACGGGAGAGCTCATTGCCCGTCCGGGCACGACGAGGCGAACTGCGGCAACGGCGCGAAATTACTGGGGCTACTTCCGTCGGAGATATGGCTCGTACTAGCAGGCGTCTCTGGGATCATCGCTGCCTTCGCGTGCTTCTTTGCTGTGCTCATTAGCAG GTCGAAAGCGCGCACAAAAAGACTTCATTACAAGGGTACAAAGAAAAGCAATAGACCGAGGCGGGCGCCAACAGAGGAGACACTGCTCGGATCAGCGTCCTGA